In the Brassica napus cultivar Da-Ae chromosome A7, Da-Ae, whole genome shotgun sequence genome, one interval contains:
- the LOC106354624 gene encoding sugar transport protein 14, whose amino-acid sequence MAGGVLADEGALKRAHLYEHRITAYFIFACIVGSLGGSLFGYDLGVSGGVTSMDDFLIEFFPGIYKRKQKHMHETDYCKYDNQILTLFTSSLYFAGLISTFGASYVTRIYGRRGSILVGSVSFFLGGVVNAAAKNILMLIIGRIFLGIGIGFGNQAVPLYLSEMAPAKIRGTVNQLFQLTTCIGILVANLINYKTDQIHPWGWRLSLGLAVVPATLMFIGGLFLPETPNSLVEQGKLEEAKAVLIKVRGTNNIEAEFQDLLEASEAARAVKNPFRNLFARRNRPQLVIGAIGLPAFQQLTGMNSILFYAPVMFQSLGFGGSASLISSTMTNAALVIAAIMSMYSADKFGRRFLLLEASVEMFCYMVVVGVTLALKFGEGKELPKSLGLVLVILICLFVLAYGRSWGPMGWLVPSEIFPLETRSAGQSVVVCVNLFFTALIAQCFLVSLCHLKYGIFLLFAGLVFGMGSFVYFLLPETKQVPIEEVYLLWRQHWLWKRYVEDHDEKTDQ is encoded by the exons ATGGCTGGTGGAGTTCTTGCCGACGAAGGTGCCTTAAAGAGAGCTCATCTCTATGAGCATCGTATCACTGCTTACTTCATATTTGCTTGCATCGTTGGATCCTTAGGAGGCTCTCTCTTCGGCTATGATCTCGGAGTCTCTG GTGGTGTTACATCAATGGACGATTTCTTGATAGAGTTCTTCCCAGGGATCTATAAAAGAAAGCAAAAGCATATGCACGAAACAGATTACTGCAAATACGACAACCAAATCCTCACACTCTTCACCTCTTCTCTCTACTTCGCCGGTTTGATCTCGACCTTTGGAGCTTCTTATGTCACAAGAATCTATGGCAGAAGAGGAAGCATCCTCGTTGGCTCCGTCAGCTTCTTCCTCGGAGGAGTCGTCAACGCTGCCGCCAAGAACATCCTCATGTTGATCATTGGTCGAATCTTCCTCGGAATAGGCATTGGATTTGGAAACCAG GCGGTTCCATTATACCTCTCGGAGATGGCTCCAGCAAAGATCCGAGGAACCGTGAACCAGCTTTTCCAGCTAACAACTTGCATAGGCATCTTAGTGGCTAATCTGATAAACTACAAAACAGACCAAATCCATCCTTGGGGATGGAGACTCTCTCTTGGCCTCGCTGTGGTACCAGCTACACTCATGTTCATCGGAGGACTCTTCTTACCGGAGACACCAAACAGTCTCGTCGAACAAGGGAAGCTCGAGGAAGCCAAAGCCGTACTGATAAAAGTACGTGGCACAAACAACATCGAAGCTGAGTTTCAGGATCTTCTTGAAGCTAGTGAAGCTGCGAGAGCCGTGAAGAATCCGTTTAGGAACCTTTTTGCTCGGAGGAACAGACCGCAGCTAGTGATTGGAGCGATTGGTCTTCCTGCGTTTCAGCAGCTAACGGGAATGAACTCTATTTTGTTCTATGCTCCGGTTATGTTTcagagtttagggtttggtgGTTCTGCGTCGCTTATCTCGTCCACAATGACAAACGCTGCGCTCGTCATTGCCGCGATCATGTCTATGTACTCGGCTGATAAATTTGGAAGAAGGTTCCTTCTTCTTGAAGCTAGCGTCGAGATGTTTTGTTATATG GTTGTAGTAGGAGTAACACTAGCCTTGAAGTTTGGGGAAGGCAAAGAGCTACCGAAGTCGCTAGGTTTGGTTCTTGTGATCCTTATTTGTCTGTTTGTGTTGGCGTACGGTCGGTCATGGGGACCAATGGGATGGTTAGTTCCGAGTGAGATCTTCCCATTAGAGACAAGATCAGCTGGTCAGAGTGTTGTCGTGTGTGTAAACCTTTTCTTCACGGCGCTTATCGCGCAGTGTTTCCTCGTGTCGCTATGTCATCTCAAGTACGGAATATTCCTTTTGTTCGCCGGACTTGTGTTCGGGATGGGAAGTTTCGTTTACTTTCTGTTGCCGGAGACGAAGCAGGTTCCTATTGAAGAGGTTTATCTTCTGTGGAGACAGCATTGGCTTTGGAAGAGATATGTGGAAGATCATGATGAAAAGACCGATCAGTAG